The following are encoded together in the Equus przewalskii isolate Varuska chromosome 14, EquPr2, whole genome shotgun sequence genome:
- the MYCN gene encoding N-myc proto-oncogene protein, which translates to MPSCTASTMPGMICKNPDLEFDSLQPCFYPDEDDFYFGGPDSTPPGEDIWKKFELLPTPPLSPSRAFPEHSPEPSNWATEMLLPEADLWGNPAEEDAFGLGGLGSLTPNPVILQDCMWSGFSAREKLERAVSEKLQHGRPPTAGPAVPVPGAGTASPAGRGHGPAAGASRAGAALPAELAHPAAECVDPAVVFPFPVSKREPAPAPAAPAGAPAAGAAVASGASATAPTGALGAALPRAGDHKALSTSGEDTLSDSDDEDDEEEDEEEEIDVVTVEKRRSSSNSKAVTTFTITVRPKGAALGTGRAPAGELILKRCVPIHQQHNYAAPSPYMESEDAPPQKKIKSEASPRPLKSVIPPKAKSLSPRNSDSEDSERRRNHNILERQRRNDLRSSFLTLRDHVPELVKNEKAAKVVILKKATEYVHSLQAEEHQLLLEKEKLQARQQQLLKKIEHARTC; encoded by the exons ATGCCGAGCTGCACCGCGTCCACCATGCCGGGGATGATCTGCAAGAACCCAGACCTCGAGTTTGACTCGCTGCAGCCCTGCTTCTACCCGGACGAAGATGACttctacttcggcggccccgACTCGACCCCCCCGGGGGAGGACATCTGGAAGAAGTTTGAGCTGCTGCCCACGCCCCCGCTGTCGCCCAGCCGTGCCTTCCCGGAGCACAGCCCGGAGCCCTCGAACTGGGCCACCGAGATGCTGCTGCCCGAGGCCGACCTGTGGGGCAACCCGGCCGAGGAGGACGCGTTCGGTCTGGGGGGCCTGGGCAGCCTCACCCCCAACCCGGTCATCCTCCAGGACTGCATGTGGAGCGGCTTCTCGGCCCGCGAGAAGCTGGAGCGCGCCGTGAGCGAGAAGCTGCAGCACGGCCGGCCGCCCACCGCGGGGCCCGCTGTCCCGGTGCCGGGCGCGGGGACCGCCAGCCCTGCCGGCCGCGGGCACGGGCCGGCGGCGGGGGCGAGCCGCGCCGGGGCCGCCCTGCCCGCCGAGCTCGCCCACCCGGCCGCCGAGTGCGTGGACCCCGCCGTGGTCTTCCCGTTCCCGGTGAGCAAGCGCgagcccgcgcccgcgcccgccgccccggccGGGGCCCCGGCGGCCGGAGCTGCGGTCGCCTCGGGGGCGAGCGCCACTGCCCCAACCGGCGCCCTGGGGGCTGCCCTTCCGCGCGCCGGCGACCACAAGGCCCTCAGCACCTCCGGAGAGGACACCCTGAGCGACTCAG ATGATGAAGATGAcgaagaggaagatgaagaggaagaaattgacGTGGTGACGGTGGAGAAGCGGCGTTCTTCCTCCAATAGCAAGGCTGTCACCACCTTCACCATCACTGTGCGTCCCAAGGGCGCAGCCCTGGGCACGGGGAGGGCGCCTGCGGGTGAGCTGATCCTCAAACGCTGTGTCCCCATCCACCAGCAGCACAACTACGCTGCCCCCTCGCCCTACATGGAGAGCGAGGACGCGCCACCCCAGAAGAAGATCAAGAGTGAGGCATCCCCGCGTCCCCTCAAGAGTGTCATCCCCCCAAAGGCTAAGAGCTTGAGCCCCCGCAACTCTGACTCCGAGGACAGCGAGCGCCGCCGGAACCACAACATCCTGGAGCGCCAGCGCCGAAACGACCTGCGGTCCAGCTTCCTCACGCTCAGGGACCATGTGCCAGAGCTGGTGAAGAACGAGAAGGCCGCCAAGGTGGTCATTTTGAAAAAGGCCACCGAGTACGTCCACTCCCTTCAGGCCGAGGAGCACCAGCTTTTGCTGGAGAAGGAGAAGTTGCAGGCAAGACAGCAGCAGTTGCTAAAGAAAATTGAACACGCTCGGACTTGCTAA